ATtctaaataataaaatagataaatcaaatattatgataaataatacaaacaatgataattatataaaagtaaataTTTCCAATATTGTTCATACACTCACAACCACtcaaattatttatatcctATCCTATTTTAAAAAACTTGCTTTACATAACGGAAAGGAATTAATGTgttatttaaagaaaaataaaaatattacatacGCCCTATTACATAGCTTATTTATTctgaatattattaatgatTATAACGATATGAATTCTTTAGATGTATATACAAATTATGATTCTCTCTTAAACAAGAAAGAGAGAATTCTACAGATGAACCTGAGTAATATATCCTTAGATTATAAGAACAAGGACATAAACAAAAGAGATATGGTTtttaaaagtaaaaataataatatgacGGTGCCACAAGCAGCTTCAAATAAATTCTTTTTGAACAATATGAAGAAGGAAGCACAATCTACCGGAGTATACAAAATGAACAAATTGGATAATGTGAATAATGCAATGCACATAAatgatcataataataataataataataatagtgtGATGAATACACCCTTTGTcagtaaaaaaaaagagcaagataatttttcaaaatcCAAATGCGGAACGTCCACACtttacaataataaaaaaaggtTTATACAAAACGCAGATAGCATGACTACAACAAACTACTATGATAAGGGAATgcataatataaataataagaacGGTTCtagttttattattaataataatagtaatcTAAGtctttataataacatgaggaagaaaaagaaaaaaaagagagaCTATAAAAATGCAGATGGAAATACGAAAACTAATGCTaatcataatttttctCAAAGAGATGATTATGGTGTAtataagaagaaaaagtTGTATAATGATAAGGATCCTTTGATCGATACGATAAATGAagatatgtataatatgaataatgtaaatagtttgaataatataaacagtttgaataatataaacagtttgaataatataaacgGTTTGAATAGTATAAACAgtttgaataatataaacagtttgaataatataaacagtttgaataatataaacagTTTGAATAATGTGCCGACCAAGGGACTGTATCAGAATGTATTTCATGGGAACACAACACCAAATAACGATAAcagaaaaaatgaacaatttatagatgaaaataattatgaagaagataaatatttgaataatGTTTCTGTTTTAACAAATGGAACTTATGATAATAAGATGAATGATATTCCAGATTATATGCGTACATTagataaaaagaataatattcataatatgaatactaatatatattataataatttagaAAAGAGAGCAGCAGGTGGATTGTATAATACTAAACCGGTTGTAGAGATGTCACCTATTGATAGTATGAATGATGAGTTTacacaaaataataataacaataataataataataataataataataataatttatatgtcCATGAGAAAAATAAGACCAACGGAAATTTAATCAAGGAtttgaaaaagaaaacaaataaaacagcaaatacaaatatatccaaggatagtaatagtaataataataataataacaataataataatgttcATACAAATtgtgtattatataaaaacaatcaaaataatgaaCACGTTGTGTTAgatgatatatatacaaatatcGATTTACCAGATGAAGAATTAGTTAATGAggttataaaaaatacagacatattaaataatattttgaaatcaaaaatagaaaatatgaaattGTGGAATAATGAACAAAGAATACAAGTGTTATCAATACAAAAGGCTTTACAATTAAAAGGATATACACTAAAATGAAacaacatatattaatatgtacatgtatatatatatatataaatttattatttttttttttttttttgtaaaatattacGTGTCGTCAACGTAATTTATTTGAGATTCTATAAAATGAACATCttttgaatattatattttttaacaaagaaatgtatatacatatatatatatatatatatatatatattaattttttgttaatatattatattatatttttttttttttttttgtttttttaatgattatatgtttataaaaattaactttaatattaaaagtttttaaatattgttttatatgatgttttgacatattaaaatgtgtattttgttttttccttttttttttttttttttctcgTTAGAGGGCTTTATCACacatgaaaaaaaagaaaaaaaatatatatatatataaaaaaaatatatatatataaaaaaaatatatatatataaaatatatatatatatatatatatatatatatatatatatatgtaatatttatttatcgTATGTGTGTTTATATTTCGTATGAGGAAACTATGTTTTAGTTTCCCTTTCTCAATGTACCTGCATATATATGTCCATCGTTCCGCCTTGTctaatatatgaatatgtaaatattacgttgttataatttttaatttatttttaaaaaaattattaaggcatatatatattgataatgATATGATCATACGATAAATGAtcttacatatatatatatatatatatatatttatatatacatatatatttttatttttatttttggaTAAGGGCCATATTAACATGATGAATGAAAAATACCTTATCAATAATATTCTGGTTAAAAATTACACAATAAAGAGATATAACAAATGTCTCtataaaaaagatgaagATAAGAATAAAgtcattatttttttatataaattttgtaaatattataaagaatGGAGTTGCTATGAAAGACATAAAATATGTTGTGAAAAGAAAAGGGGAAAAAATGTTTGTATTGAATATACGAATGATAGGAATAAGAAATTACAGAATATAAAGTACAGAATGTTAAAGTATATgattgtatataatttccctttattattttatatgttttttgtatttattataattcatttttttcttcttatacttttattctataataataaacattATATACAATGTACAATACCTTTTGATGATTGTCCAATAATTTTACATGctcatttaaataatttcttaaaaaatacaaagattaataatatatcgaaagaaaatatttacttattttataaaaacatgttattattactagataaaaatgaaaaacaaagacaaaacaaaatgaaacaTGAAACTAATAAGAAGGAGGAGGAGAAGAAGGAAGAACCAGAAAACAATTTTAATCATAAATTTTACAAATATCaagattattattataataatcatataaaaaaaaaaaaaaaggataaaatTAACGATATGtatttgttaaaaaaaaaaaaaatttatacaaTATTAAATACACAGAAAGTAAAATGTACACAATGtgaaattatttttaatataatagatAATGAAACAGTagatgatatattaaatttttatgaagtcaataaatgtataaaaaaaatagataGTACTTATTGTGTTAATGTAAAGGATgatacaatatataataaaaaaatacatatttataaaaaatacacaGGACCAATCAGACAAACAAATCATTTTGATATACTAAAGAAacacaaaaatatattaagtCGTTATTCTTATCATGATGCATACATGAAGGAGAAGGTTGTCATTCgtagtaaaaaaaaaaaaaaaaatacgtacacatataaataaataaatatacaaatatatatatatatatatatatatatatatatatatatatatatatatatataatattttatatataatatattttatatatatatttttttttttatgtgtgACGAAAATTCCATTTTGTAAACTTTTGTAGAcagaataaaatatttgtatcCCTTTCTTcatgattattttttaaacttagattattttaaattatatgacAACCTAGAGAGAAGTACTagaaaaatgaataaataaataaatataaatataaatatatacatatatatatatatatatatatatatatatatatatatatataatgtttcatttctcattttttttgatgTCCTAGAAATTGAAGTTAATGAAGAGAGCTTGAGGAAATTCCCCTTCCTGTCCGATAAAAGCTTAAACCTCTGTCGTTCGTcttacaaaaaaaaatataggtaagatatatgtaaattttatgctcagaaaaaaaaaaaaaaaaaaaaaaaaaaaaaaaaaaaaaaaNNNNNNNNNNNNNNNNNNNNNNNNNNNNNNNNNNNNNNNNNNNNNNNNNNNNNNNNNNNNNNNNNNNNNNNNNNNNNNNNNNNNNNNNNNNNNNNNNNNNaaaaaaaaaataaataaataaataaatacatacatacatacatatatatatatacttgTCACATTCACGTTGTCtttgttttaatttttattattttttttccttttcaGAAATAGCACCTTTTATTGGATATGCCCAAACttttataaagaaaaaaaacatcttcaagaatataaaatatcGAAGATGATTGAggaatttttaaatttccATAGTTTAGGATACGCTCATAAAAACAAACATGTGATAGAAATGTCTAAATCAAACCCTCTAagatatacatataaacattttgGATATATAAGAGATATGCTGAAGCTTCCTTTTCGCGTAGACATATATAACAGATTTAAAATCTTAGAAAATGAATTTCTGGTCACAGAAATAATTGAACAAATGTACAAAGCTTTTTTCTGCGAcaacaaaaagaaaagcAAGAAACATACTACGAGTAGTCTAGAGGgaaatgaatataaaaaagaagaaatgaATAAAGAGAAGAAAGATACTcatgagaaaaaaaaaaatagtaCTAATATTAGtaaacatattaataattattctaaagatatttataatttagTTAATAACAACGCGAAGGAATACAAAGATAAGCAAGTTTTACATAGAGAAGTGAGTTCAGAAAAACTAGCTTTTTTTCCTAAggaatatacaaaaaaacTTAAGCTAGAAGTTGTCTTAGGGgataaatatgatataaaacATGTTGATAGAAATAATAGGGGACACGTTAGTCCACAGAACGGGAGTAGTAAGAAAGAACAAGTTACAGATGAAGAGAATGATACACAGGGAcgtataaataatatttgtaaaaatattgaaacAGATGAAAGTGAAGAAGAATATGatgattattatgattatgaTGAACAAGGAGAAAAAGATGTAGAGGAGGAAGATGTAGAAGATAGAGAAGATAAAGAAGATAGAGAAGACATAGGTaaagtatataaaaaatatgaaagaGTTTCAGACATTAAACATGTTTTAATAGAAGAGGTTCCTAAAGAATTTGAACAAAATAATCcttttaattataaacattccaaatataattttactaaagaaatagtaataatatctTCATCTATCTTTTTTGGACATATGGAAAACATGTTTaactatattttttattttgtgtGTCTTCTTTTGGTTATACAAATATTGTTaatacttttatatatatatatcaaaacTAATGATGAGGTTTCTATAATACTCAAGGATATGGGGCATACTGAGGAAATGTCTAAGTATCTTAAGAGACTATCAAAATATGTGATGAATAAAAAGTATGTTAATACGAACATGGAACATTTTAAAACAGGCAGGCACATGAGTAGTGTTAACtagtatataaaaaaaaaaataaaataaataaaaaaaataaaatatatatatatatatatatatatatatatacatatatatattatcaaagGGAGGTGTATGCAATAATTTAGCGAactttaattttttcaaaaatattcatGCGTATATCCAATCCGTCATATATCCTAAATTaataagataaaaataaagatgaggaaaaaaaaaaaaaaacacataaaaatgattGCATAAAGGAAATTaaatgtatgtatatatatatatatatatatatatatatatatatattatatgttatataattgtttatttatttaactatttatttatttttgattattttattttttttttttcctgacttgttcatattgtttatttttaacatCCTTCCAATTGGTGGATAAAACTTTACCTCCTGATGTTTGctaaaataaaaaaaaaaaaaaaaaaaaaaagtatatttataaatatatttctttctATATCATCGggataatatattttatgattatcattttaaaaaaataaatacatatacataataattatattgtatatatttatatatatttatatttacgAATGACTTAATCATGGCGCGCTTTGTATCATCATCTCCTtcattataaatttttttaaaaaaataatctACGCTTTCGTCTTTGTCTTCCTTTATAAGctatataataaatcagagatacatatacatatatgtatataaatgaataaaaaaaaaaaaaaaaaaaaaaaaagtacatatatatatatatatatatatttatatatttatatatttatttatttatttaccTTTGTTATTTCGTTCCACTCTTCTACACTTTTTCCGGCAAACGGATTTACGACtttgtttttttctccGTCACATTCATCACTGTTCGTTTTTGTAAAATTGTCCCAAGGTACCCCTAAGgacaaaaattaaaacaaaaataaaaaataattaatttgGCATATGCACGTATAAATtaaatcattatatatatatatatatatatatgtgtgtgtgtTTACCTTTTACTTCTTTTTCCAGGATTATTTCAATTTTCATCTGgatataacaaaaataaataaattaaggttattagtattatttttttttattttatttttttttattttatttttttttattttattttattttatttttttttatcattctatatatgtatgttaTGTGTATAATATTGTAGGAAGctacatatttattatgtcACATGTAAGTTATGAGAtttggatatatatatacatatatgcatatatacattttcttttacCTTTGTTAAGTTAATTTTTGTTTGGTGTGGTataatatttgaaaaaaaaaatttttccAAATGGTATATTTCGTCATCttttaaacaaataaataaataaatatatatatatatatatatatatgtatacacgcgtgtatattattttaatcaTTATACCGTTAATCCAAAGGGTTAAGGACATGTAgtcattttttatgtagtaaaaaaaatttttctCTTCAACCTCTTTTTTGTACAATGTAAAAAACAAGTTGTTATTCGTTTGTGACCAATCATTTCTGtaattatacaaaaaaaaaaaaaaataaaaaaaaaataaaaacaaaaacaaaaaaaattaaataatatatatatattatatatatatatatatatatatatatatatttatttatttatatgtaagATATATGATCAATCATTAATGTTCATTTTACATTCCAACCTGATAACTTTTTCGTCAACAACTTTCttctcattttttaatttatttatataatctaATTCAACGTTCTTCAACATGTtgtgataaaaaaaaaaaaaaaaaNNNNNNNNNNNNNNNNNNNNNNNNNNNNNNNNNNNNNNNNNNNNNNNNNNN
Above is a genomic segment from Plasmodium reichenowi strain SY57 chromosome 9, whole genome shotgun sequence containing:
- a CDS encoding mRNA processing protein, putative encodes the protein VKNVRIKYDVDKNVSKGFAFCEYKDVETCLLAFKYINGYEIKGRKLKVFWANEEYKDKYGHPISYNNNNNDNLKSNNLCDNHIKNNFLNNNNNNNNNNNISLYNPNSCTNNLFINNSKNLIKNKFDKKKVPILYNEDNMKEEKNSTNIHNLLILNNKIDKSNIMINNTNNDNYIKVNISNIVHTLTTTQIIYILSYFKKLALHNGKELMCYLKKNKNITYALLHSLFILNIINDYNDMNSLDVYTNYDSLLNKKERILQMNLSNISLDYKNKDINKRDMVFKSKNNNMTVPQAASNKFFLNNMKKEAQSTGVYKMNKLDNVNNAMHINDHNNNNNNNSVMNTPFVSKKKEQDNFSKSKCGTSTLYNNKKRFIQNADSMTTTNYYDKGMHNINNKNGSSFIINNNSNLSLYNNMRKKKKKKRDYKNADGNTKTNANHNFSQRDDYGVYKKKKLYNDKDPLIDTINEDMYNMNNVNSLNNINSLNNINSLNNINGLNSINSLNNINSLNNINSLNNINSLNNVPTKGLYQNVFHGNTTPNNDNRKNEQFIDENNYEEDKYLNNVSVLTNGTYDNKMNDIPDYMRTLDKKNNIHNMNTNIYYNNLEKRAAGGLYNTKPVVEMSPIDSMNDEFTQNNNNNNNNNNNNNNNLYVHEKNKTNGNLIKDLKKKTNKTANTNISKDSNSNNNNNNNNNNVHTNCVLYKNNQNNEHVVLDDIYTNIDLPDEELVNEVIKNTDILNNILKSKIENMKLWNNEQRIQVLSIQKALQLKGYTLK
- a CDS encoding hypothetical protein (conserved Plasmodium protein, unknown function~part of same gene as PRSY57_0931100B~gap found within coding sequence), encoding MNEKYLINNILVKNYTIKRYNKCLYKKDEDKNKVIIFLYKFCKYYKEWSCYERHKICCEKKRGKNVCIEYTNDRNKKLQNIKYRMLKYMIVYNFPLLFYMFFVFIIIHFFLLILLFYNNKHYIQCTIPFDDCPIILHAHLNNFLKNTKINNISKENIYLFYKNMLLLLDKNEKQRQNKMKHETNKKEEEKKEEPENNFNHKFYKYQDYYYNNHIKKKKKDKINDMYLLKKKKIYTILNTQKVKCTQCEIIFNIIDNETVDDILNFYEVNKCIKKIDSTYCVNVKDDTIYNKKIHIYKKYTGPIRQTNHFDILKKHKNILSRYSYHDAYMKEKVVIRNRIKYLYPFLHDYFLNLDYFKLYDNLERKIEVNEESLRKFPFLSDKSLNLCRSSYKKKY
- a CDS encoding hypothetical protein (conserved Plasmodium protein, unknown function~part of same gene as PRSY57_0931100A~gap found within coding sequence) — encoded protein: NSTFYWICPNFYKEKKHLQEYKISKMIEEFLNFHSLGYAHKNKHVIEMSKSNPLRYTYKHFGYIRDMLKLPFRVDIYNRFKILENEFLVTEIIEQMYKAFFCDNKKKSKKHTTSSLEGNEYKKEEMNKEKKDTHEKKKNSTNISKHINNYSKDIYNLVNNNAKEYKDKQVLHREVSSEKLAFFPKEYTKKLKLEVVLGDKYDIKHVDRNNRGHVSPQNGSSKKEQVTDEENDTQGRINNICKNIETDESEEEYDDYYDYDEQGEKDVEEEDVEDREDKEDREDIGKVYKKYERVSDIKHVLIEEVPKEFEQNNPFNYKHSKYNFTKEIVIISSSIFFGHMENMFNYIFYFVCLLLVIQILLILLYIYIKTNDEVSIILKDMGHTEEMSKYLKRLSKYVMNKKYVNTNMEHFKTGRHMSSVN
- a CDS encoding calcyclin binding protein, putative, whose protein sequence is MLKNVELDYINKLKNEKKVVDEKVIRNDWSQTNNNLFFTLYKKEVEEKNFFYYIKNDYMSLTLWINDDEIYHLEKFFFSNIIPHQTKINLTKMKIEIILEKEVKGVPWDNFTKTNSDECDGEKNKVVNPFAGKSVEEWNEITKLIKEDKDESVDYFFKKIYNEGDDDTKRAMIKSFQTSGGKVLSTNWKDVKNKQYEQDI